The following are from one region of the Mycolicibacterium diernhoferi genome:
- a CDS encoding potassium channel family protein, whose protein sequence is MKVAIAGAGAVGRSIARELVSSHEVTLLERDPEHIDVDAIPAAHWRLGDACELSLLESVKLEEFDVVIAATGDDKANVVLSLLAKTEFAVPRVVARVNDPRNEWLFDENWGVDVAVSTPRMLASLVEEAVAVGDLVRLLSFRKGQANLVEITLPDDTPWGGKAVKRLNLPRDASLVTILRGQRVIVPEGDEPLEGGDELVFVATVESEDELRELLLRPQPR, encoded by the coding sequence ATGAAAGTCGCCATCGCCGGAGCGGGCGCCGTGGGCCGTTCCATCGCCCGTGAGCTCGTGTCGAGTCACGAAGTCACCCTGCTCGAACGGGATCCCGAACATATCGACGTGGACGCCATTCCCGCGGCGCACTGGCGCCTCGGCGATGCCTGCGAGCTCTCCCTGTTGGAGTCGGTGAAGCTCGAGGAGTTCGACGTGGTGATCGCCGCGACCGGCGATGACAAGGCCAACGTGGTGCTCAGCCTGCTGGCCAAGACCGAGTTCGCGGTGCCCCGGGTGGTGGCCCGGGTGAACGACCCGCGCAACGAGTGGTTGTTCGACGAGAACTGGGGTGTCGACGTCGCGGTGTCCACCCCGCGGATGCTGGCCTCCCTGGTCGAGGAGGCCGTCGCGGTCGGCGATCTGGTGCGGCTGCTGAGCTTCCGCAAGGGCCAGGCCAACCTGGTCGAGATCACCCTGCCGGATGACACCCCGTGGGGCGGCAAGGCGGTCAAACGGCTCAATCTGCCCAGGGACGCCTCACTGGTGACCATCCTGCGCGGACAACGGGTGATCGTCCCCGAGGGCGACGAACCGCTGGAGGGCGGCGACGAGCTGGTCTTCGTGGCCACCGTCGAGTCCGAG
- a CDS encoding potassium channel family protein, whose amino-acid sequence MRVVVMGCGRVGASLADGLARIGHEVAVIDRESTAFNRLSPEFPGERVLGMGFDRDVLLRAGIQEAGAFAAVSSGDNSNIISARVARENFGVERVVARIYDAKRAAVYERLGIPTVATVPWTTDRLLNVLTRESETTKWRDPSGNVGVAELPLHEAWAGHPVTELEAATGGRVAFMLRLGSGLLPDTKTIIQAGDQVFVAAISGHIAEALAISALPPSEDNDR is encoded by the coding sequence GTGCGGGTAGTGGTGATGGGGTGCGGCCGCGTCGGCGCGTCGCTGGCCGACGGATTGGCCAGAATCGGCCATGAGGTGGCCGTCATAGACAGGGAGTCCACCGCGTTCAACCGGCTCTCCCCCGAGTTCCCCGGTGAACGGGTCCTCGGCATGGGTTTCGACCGAGATGTGCTGCTGCGCGCCGGGATCCAAGAAGCCGGGGCGTTCGCCGCGGTGTCCTCGGGCGACAACTCGAACATCATCTCGGCCCGGGTGGCACGGGAGAACTTCGGCGTCGAGCGGGTGGTCGCGCGCATCTACGACGCCAAACGCGCCGCCGTCTACGAACGCCTCGGCATCCCGACCGTCGCCACCGTGCCGTGGACAACCGACCGGCTGCTCAACGTGCTCACCCGGGAATCCGAGACCACCAAGTGGCGCGACCCGTCCGGCAACGTCGGCGTCGCGGAGCTGCCGCTGCACGAAGCCTGGGCCGGACATCCGGTGACCGAGCTGGAGGCCGCCACCGGCGGCCGGGTGGCGTTCATGCTGCGGCTGGGCTCCGGACTGCTGCCGGACACCAAGACCATCATCCAGGCCGGCGACCAGGTTTTCGTCGCCGCCATCTCCGGGCATATCGCCGAAGCCCTGGCCATCTCCGCCCTGCCCCCGAGCGAGGACAACGACCGCTGA
- a CDS encoding APC family permease: MALVSKLSTAARRLVLGRPFRSDRLSHTLLPKRIALPVFASDALSSVAYAPEEIFLVLSVAGLASYSFAPWIGLAVAAVMMIVIASYRQNVHAYPSGGGDYEVVTTNLGGTAGLTVASALLVDYVLTVAVSMSSAMANIGSAVPFINQHKVLFAVIAILLLASLNLRGIRESGTAFAIPTYLFMFGVIIMLGWGLFQIHVLGVPLQAESAGFEMHAENEHEDVAAIAMIFLVARAFSSGCAALTGVEAISNGVPAFKKPKSRNAATTLLMLGVISTTLFIGIVMLAKETGVQIAERPHEQLVGAPADYHQKTLIAQLADAVFHGFPLGLYIIATVTALILVLAANTAFNGFPVLGSILAQDRFLPRQLHTRGDRLAFSNGILFLAFAAIAFVVAFQAEVTHLIQLYIVGVFVSFTLSQIGMVRHWTRFLRIETDPIARRNMHRSRVINAVGGVCTGTVLLVVVVTKFVAGAWIAILAMAALFVIMKLIRRHYDTVARELEEQEADLEDIMLPSRNHAVVLVSKLHLPTRRALAYARATRPDVLEAITVSVDDAETRELVHTWQESDVSTPLKVIASPYREITRPVLDYVKRVTKESPRTVVTVFIPEYVVGHWWEQVLHNQSALRLKGRLLFEPNVMVTSVPWQLNSSERLKTLQPQSAPGDARRGFLD, translated from the coding sequence TTGGCACTCGTGTCCAAGCTTTCGACCGCCGCACGGCGGTTGGTCCTGGGGAGACCGTTTCGCAGCGACAGGCTGTCGCACACGCTGCTGCCGAAGCGGATCGCCTTGCCGGTGTTCGCATCCGACGCCCTGTCCTCGGTCGCCTATGCGCCCGAGGAGATCTTCCTGGTCCTGTCGGTAGCCGGTTTGGCGTCCTACTCGTTCGCGCCGTGGATCGGCCTGGCGGTGGCCGCGGTCATGATGATCGTGATCGCCAGTTACCGGCAGAACGTGCACGCCTACCCGTCCGGTGGTGGGGACTACGAGGTGGTCACCACCAACCTGGGCGGCACCGCCGGGCTGACGGTGGCCAGCGCGCTGCTGGTCGACTACGTGCTGACGGTCGCGGTGTCCATGTCCTCGGCGATGGCGAACATCGGCTCGGCCGTGCCGTTCATCAACCAGCACAAGGTGCTGTTCGCGGTGATCGCGATCCTGCTGCTGGCATCGCTGAACCTGCGCGGCATCCGGGAATCGGGCACTGCATTCGCCATCCCGACCTATCTGTTCATGTTCGGCGTGATCATCATGCTGGGCTGGGGTCTGTTCCAGATCCATGTGCTCGGGGTTCCGCTGCAGGCCGAGTCCGCGGGGTTCGAGATGCACGCGGAGAACGAGCACGAGGACGTGGCGGCGATCGCCATGATCTTCCTGGTGGCGCGGGCGTTCTCCTCCGGGTGCGCGGCGCTGACCGGTGTGGAGGCGATCAGCAACGGGGTGCCGGCCTTCAAGAAGCCGAAGTCCCGCAACGCGGCGACCACCCTGCTGATGCTCGGTGTGATCTCCACCACGTTGTTCATCGGAATCGTCATGCTGGCCAAGGAAACCGGCGTGCAGATCGCCGAGCGTCCGCACGAGCAACTGGTGGGCGCGCCGGCGGACTACCACCAGAAGACCCTGATCGCCCAGTTGGCCGACGCGGTGTTCCACGGGTTCCCGCTGGGCCTCTACATCATCGCCACGGTCACCGCGCTGATCCTGGTGCTGGCCGCCAACACCGCGTTCAACGGCTTCCCGGTGCTGGGATCGATTCTGGCCCAGGACCGGTTCCTGCCGCGTCAGTTGCACACCCGTGGCGACCGGCTGGCGTTCTCCAACGGCATCCTGTTCCTGGCGTTCGCGGCGATCGCGTTCGTGGTCGCCTTCCAGGCCGAGGTCACCCATCTGATCCAGCTCTACATCGTCGGCGTCTTCGTGTCGTTCACGCTGAGCCAGATCGGCATGGTCCGGCATTGGACCCGGTTCCTGCGGATCGAGACCGATCCCATCGCGCGGCGCAACATGCACCGGTCCCGGGTGATCAACGCCGTCGGCGGTGTGTGCACCGGCACCGTGCTGCTGGTGGTGGTGGTCACCAAGTTCGTGGCGGGGGCGTGGATCGCGATCCTGGCGATGGCCGCGCTGTTCGTGATCATGAAATTGATCCGCAGGCACTACGACACGGTGGCGCGCGAACTCGAGGAGCAGGAAGCCGACCTGGAGGACATCATGCTGCCCAGCCGCAACCATGCGGTGGTACTGGTGTCCAAGCTGCACCTGCCGACCCGCCGCGCGCTGGCGTACGCACGGGCCACCCGGCCGGACGTGCTGGAGGCGATCACGGTCAGCGTCGACGATGCCGAGACCCGTGAGCTGGTGCACACCTGGCAGGAGAGTGATGTCAGCACACCGCTGAAGGTCATCGCCTCGCCGTACCGCGAGATCACCCGGCCGGTACTGGATTACGTCAAACGGGTCACCAAGGAATCCCCGCGCACGGTGGTCACCGTGTTCATCCCGGAGTATGTGGTCGGGCACTGGTGGGAGCAGGTGCTGCACAATCAGAGTGCCCTGCGGCTGAAGGGCAGGCTGCTCTTCGAGCCGAACGTGATGGTTACTTCGGTACCCTGGCAGCTCAACTCGTCGGAGCGGCTCAAGACACTGCAGCCGCAGTCCGCGCCCGGCGACGCACGAAGAGGATTCTTGGATTGA
- a CDS encoding class I SAM-dependent RNA methyltransferase, whose protein sequence is MTGSDLILTAGPAANGGSCVARHDGRVVFVRYALPGEVVRVQVVSERGSYWHADVVEVIEPSPDRIDSLCRIAGRDGAGCCDLAFAEPASARRIKGEVVANQLSRLGGYEWSGVAEEVGGGGPTGWRTRVRLDVSDAGRAGFHRYHSAELAEDLNCAQLPAGMLDGLDGSRWPPGSQLYVALDDDGRRHVVQSGPRNGRKKATTQVAEGEYEAVQRIGGRQWQIPVTAFWQAHRDAPRVYSELVAEAAGLQPGMTAWDLYGGAGVFAAVLAEGVGESGSVLTVDTSRGAARAARTALADLPQVSVVTESVRRAISGRSDRPDVAVLDPPRAGAGREIIDQLAGIPRIIHIGCEAASFARDVGEYLRHGYTVEQLRVFDSFPLTHHVECVAVLTR, encoded by the coding sequence TTGACCGGATCGGACCTGATTCTCACCGCTGGGCCGGCCGCCAACGGCGGTAGTTGCGTGGCGCGCCACGACGGGCGGGTGGTATTCGTCCGCTATGCGCTGCCCGGTGAGGTGGTGCGGGTGCAGGTGGTATCCGAGCGCGGATCGTACTGGCACGCAGATGTTGTCGAGGTGATCGAGCCGTCCCCGGACCGGATCGACTCGTTGTGCCGCATCGCCGGACGCGACGGGGCGGGGTGTTGCGATCTGGCGTTCGCGGAGCCCGCCTCGGCCCGCCGGATCAAGGGCGAGGTGGTGGCCAACCAGCTGAGCCGGCTCGGGGGTTACGAGTGGTCGGGCGTGGCCGAGGAAGTCGGCGGGGGCGGCCCGACGGGCTGGCGCACCCGGGTGCGCCTGGACGTGTCCGACGCCGGGCGTGCGGGCTTTCACCGCTATCACAGTGCGGAGCTGGCCGAGGACCTGAACTGCGCGCAGCTTCCGGCGGGGATGCTCGACGGTCTGGATGGATCCCGCTGGCCGCCAGGGTCGCAGCTGTATGTGGCTCTGGACGACGACGGGCGCCGCCACGTGGTGCAGTCCGGTCCGCGCAACGGACGCAAGAAGGCCACGACGCAGGTCGCCGAGGGTGAGTACGAGGCGGTACAGCGCATCGGCGGTCGGCAGTGGCAGATCCCGGTGACCGCCTTCTGGCAGGCGCACCGTGACGCACCGCGGGTGTACAGCGAACTGGTGGCCGAGGCCGCGGGATTGCAGCCGGGCATGACGGCGTGGGATCTCTACGGCGGGGCGGGGGTTTTCGCGGCCGTGCTGGCCGAGGGCGTCGGCGAGTCGGGGAGTGTGCTCACCGTGGACACCTCCCGCGGGGCGGCGCGTGCCGCCCGGACCGCGCTGGCGGACCTGCCGCAGGTGTCGGTGGTGACCGAGTCGGTGCGCCGCGCCATCTCGGGCCGGTCGGACCGCCCGGACGTCGCGGTGCTGGACCCGCCGCGGGCCGGTGCGGGCCGGGAGATCATCGATCAGCTGGCCGGTATCCCGCGCATCATCCATATCGGTTGTGAGGCGGCCTCATTCGCACGCGATGTGGGGGAGTACCTGCGGCACGGCTATACCGTGGAGCAACTACGGGTCTTCGATTCGTTCCCGCTCACCCATCACGTCGAATGCGTGGCGGTGCTCACGCGGTAA
- a CDS encoding HNH endonuclease has product MFDTTADGLHAREAVLRDRIAELERQKAAAAAQQALATAEWDAVRRQIEAESGVPAARRGRGMASEVALARRDSPSKGDQHLGFAKALVKDMPHTLAALEAGVLSEWRATIIVRESACLTVEDRRRLDHRLCADPAALDGLGNKRIAADAKSIAYELDPQAVVDRAVKAPQDRTVSIRPAPESMTYVTALLPMAQGVSVYASLKREADINPDGRSRGQTMADTLVERVTGRPADVPVPVTVNVVLSDEALLAGADAAATVEDYGPVPAEVARQMISDAIDEQGRVALRRLYAAPDSGALIAMESRSRAFPRGLARFIRLRDRTCRTPYCDASIRHIDHARPHTRQGPTSARNGRGCCEHCNYVKEQPGWQVRTVFDPGGRHVAEHTTPTGATYRSIAPPIAGGLRILTRDVHVVTIHRAA; this is encoded by the coding sequence ATGTTCGATACTACGGCTGATGGCCTGCACGCCCGCGAAGCGGTGCTGCGGGATCGCATCGCCGAGCTCGAACGGCAGAAGGCGGCCGCCGCCGCCCAACAGGCCCTTGCGACCGCCGAATGGGATGCCGTCCGGCGGCAGATCGAGGCCGAGTCCGGAGTGCCGGCCGCCCGGCGCGGACGCGGCATGGCCTCCGAAGTCGCTCTGGCGCGCCGGGATTCGCCATCCAAGGGTGATCAGCACCTGGGTTTCGCCAAGGCGCTGGTCAAGGATATGCCGCACACCCTGGCCGCACTGGAAGCCGGGGTCCTCTCCGAGTGGCGCGCCACCATCATCGTCCGCGAATCGGCCTGCCTGACCGTCGAAGACCGTCGCCGCTTGGATCACCGGCTCTGTGCCGATCCGGCCGCACTCGACGGCCTCGGGAACAAACGGATCGCCGCGGACGCCAAGTCCATTGCCTACGAACTGGATCCGCAGGCGGTGGTCGATCGTGCGGTGAAGGCGCCCCAGGATCGCACCGTGTCCATCCGTCCCGCACCCGAGTCCATGACCTATGTGACCGCACTGCTTCCGATGGCCCAGGGCGTCTCGGTCTACGCGAGCCTGAAGCGCGAAGCCGACATCAATCCCGACGGCCGTTCCCGTGGGCAGACGATGGCCGACACCTTGGTCGAGCGGGTGACCGGCCGGCCGGCGGACGTGCCCGTACCAGTGACCGTCAACGTGGTCCTCTCCGACGAAGCACTACTCGCCGGTGCCGACGCCGCCGCGACCGTCGAGGATTACGGGCCCGTCCCCGCCGAGGTGGCCCGCCAGATGATCAGCGACGCCATCGACGAGCAGGGCCGGGTCGCGCTGCGCCGGCTGTACGCCGCGCCGGACAGCGGGGCACTGATCGCGATGGAGTCCCGTTCCCGGGCGTTCCCGCGCGGGCTGGCCCGGTTCATCCGGCTACGCGACCGGACCTGTCGCACCCCGTACTGCGACGCCTCGATCCGCCACATCGACCACGCCCGACCGCACACCCGCCAGGGTCCCACCAGCGCCCGCAACGGCCGGGGATGCTGCGAACACTGCAATTACGTGAAGGAACAACCCGGCTGGCAGGTGCGCACCGTATTCGATCCCGGCGGACGTCACGTCGCCGAACACACCACGCCCACCGGGGCGACGTACCGCTCCATCGCACCACCAATCGCCGGTGGGCTGCGCATCCTGACCCGTGACGTCCACGTGGTCACGATCCACCGCGCGGCCTGA
- a CDS encoding TetR/AcrR family transcriptional regulator, with product MTTATNVEDRIAESALQLLRTSGPRSVTVQAVQAQSGIAKTTIYRRHRDRRDMLRAALSRLVAATPAPPRTQTAERLRWVINQAVAAVGDGIGFGGFASLLTEEDPEFNSLFREVLVVQRAALVTVIEELQSDSDIRPDLDPETLIDAIVGAYIAERARTGRSGTDWEERLFAMFHRAV from the coding sequence TTGACAACGGCAACGAATGTCGAGGACCGCATCGCCGAATCCGCCCTCCAACTCCTGCGCACCAGCGGCCCGCGTTCGGTCACCGTGCAGGCCGTGCAGGCGCAGTCCGGGATCGCGAAGACGACGATCTACCGCCGCCACCGCGATCGCCGGGACATGCTGCGAGCGGCACTGTCCCGACTGGTCGCAGCGACGCCGGCCCCGCCGCGCACGCAAACGGCCGAGCGGTTGCGCTGGGTGATCAACCAGGCGGTCGCCGCGGTCGGCGACGGGATCGGCTTCGGCGGATTCGCCTCCCTACTCACCGAGGAGGACCCGGAATTCAACTCCCTGTTCCGGGAGGTGCTCGTGGTGCAACGGGCGGCACTCGTGACGGTGATCGAAGAGCTGCAGAGCGACTCCGACATCCGGCCGGATCTCGATCCCGAGACGCTGATCGACGCCATCGTCGGCGCCTACATCGCCGAGCGTGCCCGCACCGGGAGATCCGGGACGGATTGGGAGGAAAGGCTTTTCGCCATGTTCCACCGCGCCGTGTAG
- the nhaA gene encoding Na+/H+ antiporter NhaA produces the protein MNRPRLLSLGSWPETRRVTAILRKETVGGVILLIAAAAAIVWANSPWADSYFALRDFTIGGEPFGLHLSLSIGHWASDGLLAVFFFVVGLELKREFVAGDLRDPGRAALPIAAAVGGMVVPALIFVAVATREGGDAVHGWAIPTATDIAFAVAVLAVISTHLPSALRMFLLTLAVVDDLLAITVIAIFYTDSLNITALALAAIPLVIFAVCVQRGVQAWWVLIPLSMATWVLMHESGVHATVAGVLLGFMVPVRRKAQKKAREIEAGMAEYFEHRSRPISAGVAIPVFAFFAAGVSLGGFGGLAGALGHPITLGIVLGLVLGKPLGIFLTTWTLSKVTRAELDSSLRWVDVLGVSMLAGIGFTVSLLIGDLAYSDAAREEFVKVGVLTGSVVAATLASVLLATRNAAYRRIHENETADQDHDGVPDIYQARQD, from the coding sequence ATGAACCGACCCCGCCTACTCTCGCTGGGCTCCTGGCCGGAGACGCGCCGGGTCACCGCGATCCTCCGCAAGGAGACCGTCGGCGGTGTCATCCTGCTGATCGCCGCCGCGGCGGCGATCGTCTGGGCCAATTCGCCGTGGGCCGACAGCTATTTCGCACTGCGGGATTTCACGATCGGCGGCGAACCGTTCGGCCTGCATCTGAGCCTCAGCATCGGGCACTGGGCCTCCGATGGCCTGCTCGCGGTGTTCTTCTTCGTGGTCGGCCTGGAGCTCAAACGGGAGTTCGTGGCCGGTGACCTGCGTGATCCCGGCCGGGCCGCGCTACCGATCGCCGCCGCGGTCGGAGGCATGGTGGTGCCGGCACTGATCTTCGTCGCGGTGGCCACCCGAGAGGGCGGCGACGCCGTACACGGCTGGGCGATCCCGACGGCCACCGATATCGCGTTCGCGGTGGCCGTGCTCGCGGTGATCTCCACGCATCTGCCCTCCGCACTGCGGATGTTCCTGCTCACCCTGGCGGTGGTGGACGATCTGCTGGCCATCACCGTCATCGCGATCTTCTACACCGACTCGCTCAACATCACCGCGCTGGCGCTGGCCGCGATCCCGCTGGTGATCTTCGCCGTCTGCGTGCAGCGCGGTGTGCAGGCCTGGTGGGTCCTGATCCCGCTGTCGATGGCGACCTGGGTACTCATGCACGAGTCCGGGGTGCATGCGACGGTCGCCGGCGTGTTGCTCGGCTTCATGGTTCCGGTGCGCAGAAAGGCGCAAAAGAAGGCTCGTGAGATCGAGGCCGGGATGGCCGAATACTTCGAGCACCGGTCGCGGCCCATCTCGGCGGGTGTCGCGATCCCGGTGTTCGCGTTCTTCGCCGCCGGGGTCAGCCTGGGCGGCTTCGGCGGGCTGGCCGGAGCGCTGGGGCATCCGATCACCCTGGGCATCGTGCTCGGACTGGTGCTGGGCAAACCGCTGGGGATCTTCCTCACCACCTGGACGCTGTCGAAGGTGACGCGGGCCGAACTGGACTCCTCGTTGCGCTGGGTGGACGTGCTCGGCGTCTCGATGCTGGCCGGCATCGGGTTCACCGTTTCGCTGCTGATCGGTGACCTCGCCTACAGCGACGCGGCCCGTGAGGAATTCGTCAAGGTCGGTGTCCTGACCGGTTCCGTGGTGGCCGCGACGCTGGCATCGGTGCTGTTGGCCACCAGAAACGCGGCATATCGCCGGATTCACGAAAACGAGACCGCGGACCAAGATCACGATGGTGTGCCCGACATCTACCAGGCTCGACAGGACTGA
- the dxs gene encoding 1-deoxy-D-xylulose-5-phosphate synthase has translation MLKQIRGPADLQHLSQSQLEELAAEIREFLIHKVAATGGHLGPNLGVVELTLALHRVFDSPHDPIIFDTGHQSYVHKILTGRAADFDQLRMKDGLSGYPARAESDHDWVESSHASTALSYADGLAKAFELSGHRNRHVVAVVGDGALTGGMCWEALNNIAGSNRPVVIVVNDNGRSYAPTIGGLADHLAALQLQPGYEKLLEKGRDVVRGVPVIGEICYQCMHSVKAGLKDALQPQAMFTDLGLKYVGPIDGHDEHAVEAALRHARGFNAPVIVHVVTRKGMGYAPAEADEAEQMHACGVIDPLTGLATSESAPGWTGTFSDELIKIATRRRDVVAITAAMPGPTGLAAFGQQFPDRLFDVGIAEQHAMTSAAGLAMGGMHPVVAIYSTFLNRAFDQMMMDVALHQLPVTIVLDRAGVTGPDGASHHGVWDLSILGVVPGMRVAAPRDASRLREELGEALEVKDGPTAIRFPKGAVGEDIPAIERRNGVDILAKPGPEASEDVLLIAVGSFAQMGLDVAQRLQQHGIGVTVVDPRWVLPVPEALHALASAHKLVVTLEDNGVHGGIGSSVSAALRAAEIDVPCRDVGVPQEFQTYASRGEVLTEVGLTDRHISRQITGWVSALASPIGDQVGHPVD, from the coding sequence ATGCTTAAACAGATCCGCGGTCCCGCAGATCTGCAGCACCTGTCCCAGTCGCAGCTCGAAGAGTTGGCCGCTGAAATCCGTGAATTCCTCATTCACAAGGTTGCTGCAACCGGGGGACATCTGGGCCCGAATCTCGGCGTCGTCGAACTGACTCTGGCGCTGCACCGGGTTTTCGACTCGCCGCACGATCCGATCATCTTCGACACCGGACATCAGTCCTACGTGCACAAGATCCTGACCGGACGCGCCGCGGATTTCGACCAGCTGCGCATGAAGGACGGGCTGTCGGGCTACCCGGCGCGTGCCGAGAGCGACCACGACTGGGTCGAGTCCAGCCATGCCAGCACCGCGCTGTCCTATGCCGACGGCCTGGCCAAGGCCTTCGAACTGTCCGGCCACCGCAACCGGCACGTGGTCGCCGTGGTCGGCGACGGCGCGCTCACCGGCGGTATGTGCTGGGAGGCGCTCAACAACATCGCCGGCTCCAACCGGCCGGTCGTCATCGTGGTCAACGACAACGGCCGCAGTTATGCGCCGACGATCGGCGGGTTGGCCGATCACCTGGCCGCACTGCAGCTGCAGCCGGGCTACGAGAAGCTCCTGGAAAAGGGCCGTGATGTGGTGCGCGGTGTGCCCGTCATCGGCGAGATCTGCTACCAGTGCATGCACAGTGTCAAGGCCGGCCTCAAGGACGCCCTGCAGCCGCAGGCCATGTTCACCGATCTGGGCCTTAAGTACGTCGGCCCGATCGACGGTCATGATGAGCACGCCGTCGAGGCGGCCCTGCGGCACGCCCGTGGCTTCAACGCCCCGGTGATCGTCCACGTCGTCACCCGCAAGGGGATGGGCTACGCACCCGCCGAGGCCGACGAGGCCGAGCAGATGCACGCCTGCGGCGTCATCGACCCGCTCACCGGGCTGGCGACTTCGGAGTCCGCCCCCGGTTGGACCGGCACCTTCTCCGACGAGCTGATCAAGATCGCCACCCGCCGGCGCGACGTCGTCGCGATCACCGCGGCGATGCCGGGCCCGACCGGTCTGGCGGCGTTCGGCCAGCAGTTCCCGGATCGGCTCTTCGATGTCGGCATCGCCGAGCAGCATGCGATGACGTCGGCGGCCGGGCTGGCGATGGGTGGCATGCACCCGGTGGTCGCCATCTACTCGACGTTCCTCAACCGTGCGTTCGACCAGATGATGATGGACGTCGCCCTGCACCAGTTGCCGGTGACGATCGTGCTCGACCGCGCCGGTGTCACCGGTCCCGACGGCGCCAGCCATCACGGCGTCTGGGACCTGTCGATCCTGGGCGTCGTGCCCGGTATGCGGGTCGCCGCCCCGCGCGACGCCTCCCGGCTGCGTGAGGAGTTGGGCGAGGCGCTGGAGGTCAAGGACGGCCCGACGGCCATCAGGTTCCCGAAGGGTGCTGTCGGGGAGGATATTCCGGCGATCGAGCGTCGCAACGGGGTGGACATCCTGGCGAAGCCGGGGCCCGAGGCCTCCGAGGACGTCCTGCTGATCGCGGTCGGTTCGTTCGCACAGATGGGGCTGGACGTCGCGCAACGCCTGCAGCAGCACGGCATCGGTGTGACGGTCGTCGATCCGCGCTGGGTGTTGCCGGTGCCCGAGGCGCTGCACGCGCTGGCGTCCGCGCACAAGCTCGTCGTCACGCTGGAGGACAACGGCGTGCACGGCGGTATCGGATCCTCGGTGTCGGCCGCGTTGCGGGCCGCCGAGATCGATGTGCCGTGCCGTGATGTCGGTGTGCCGCAGGAGTTCCAGACCTATGCCTCGCGGGGCGAGGTGCTCACCGAGGTCGGATTGACCGATCGGCACATCTCCCGGCAGATCACCGGCTGGGTGTCGGCGCTGGCCTCCCCGATCGGCGATCAGGTCGGCCACCCGGTCGACTAG
- a CDS encoding glyoxalase superfamily protein — MRISPPIPVLRMFDVGRTLDFYCGYLGFGKDWEHRFEPGFPLYVQVSRSEATIHLSEHYGDGSPNTVLWIPVDDVDALHAELSAQQHGYSNPGIEHDGPGGRCMTVIDPSGNHLRFNQPD, encoded by the coding sequence ATGCGAATCAGTCCGCCGATACCTGTTCTGCGGATGTTCGATGTCGGGCGCACGCTCGACTTCTATTGCGGCTACCTCGGTTTCGGCAAAGACTGGGAGCATCGGTTCGAGCCGGGGTTTCCGTTGTACGTGCAGGTGAGTCGGTCGGAGGCGACGATCCACCTCTCGGAGCACTACGGCGACGGCAGCCCCAACACGGTGCTGTGGATTCCGGTCGACGACGTCGACGCACTGCACGCCGAGCTGAGCGCGCAGCAGCACGGGTACTCGAATCCGGGTATCGAGCACGACGGCCCGGGCGGACGGTGCATGACGGTCATCGATCCCTCCGGCAATCACCTGCGGTTCAATCAGCCGGACTGA